The genomic segment AAGGCATGGCCAAGACGTTTCCGGTTCCGATGATCATCGCCGGCGACATGGAAGCTGCAATCACGCAGGCGCTCGATCTGGTGGCGGCGTCGCGAGATCCTGCACCCGGCGGCTCTCCACATGCCTGAAAAGATGTCGGCCGACACTCTGCACGGCGTGGCGGAGACGCTGCTCATTCCGCAGGCCGCACGCGCGCTGCTGCCGCATCGGTTGCCGCGGAGTCGGTACGACGATCCGGAGGCGCGCCGCATCGCGAAACAGCTCGATGCTGATCTGACCCGGTTCCAGAGCGATAGGGCGTCGATGGAGAGCGCGATTGCGCGATCCGACTGGATTGATCGCCGGGCGGCGGCTTTCTTCATGGCTCATCCTGGCGGCTATGGCGTGAGTCTGGGGAGCGGGCTCGACACGCGCCTGGCCCGGCTGGCGCGGATCACCGACATGGTGCGCGCCGAATGGATCGACCTGGATCTGCCGGAGGTGACGGCGCTTCGTCGCCGACTCATTCCGGATACGGACTCATCGCGTTCGATCGCCGCGGACTTGAACGGCACCGACTGGTCCAGGGTGCTGGACGGGGCGGCGGATCGTCCGCTCATCGTCACCTGCGAAGGCGTGTCGATGTACATGACGCCCGAACGGGTGGCGGCTTTGTTCGGGACCATCGCCCGATGCCGCGGCGCATCTCGCGCGCCAACTGAGATCATCTTCGATTACTGCAGCCCCATGATGGCGCGACTCGGACGACATCACGTGTCGGTGCGCAAGACGTCGTGCGGGCGCTCGGACGCATCGCCGTTCCGGTCCAGCATGCGGCGCGCCGCCGACATCGCCGCCTTCGATCCACGCTGGCGCATCGACGAAGAGACCGATGGTCCGGCGCGCAGCGGCGCGGTCGGGACGGTGATCGCGACGATGCACCGCGTGATGACCGGCCGTATGGTCTACGGCCTGGCCAGAGCCACGCTGGTCTAACGAACGGGATCCTCGGGTGCATCGCCCGTCACGGGCGTGCCGCGCGGACGGAACAGGATGCGCTGATACAGCCATCCGATCGCCACCAGCACCACGCCGAGGCCCATGAACGACAGCGCCCGGTACACACCGGTCAGCGTCGACATGTCGATCACGAACACCTTCAGCACGGTGAGCCCGATCACCACCGCCGATGCCAGCCGCGCGCGCTGTGAGTTGAACAGCAGGCCGGCACCGAGCAGCAGCACGCCGCAGATCAGCCACGCCACCGAGTAGGTGTATTGTTCGGCATCGGTGGTCGGCCCGTAGGCCAGGATCGGGCCGTGATACACGCGCTGCACCTGCAGCGTCACGTAAGCGAGCCCCATGATCAGCGCCAGCGCGGCGAAGCCGTTGGCGTAGGCCGGACGCCGCACGCCTGCGACCGCATAGGACAGCAGCAGCGCCAGCACGGCCGGCAGCGCGTAGGCGAGTACGAGGCGGTTGATGATGAGCCCGCCGACATCGGTGGTCCAGAACGTCGGGTTCTCCCACAGCAGCAGGCCAAACACGCTGCCCAGCGCAGCGAAGATCGCGAGCAGGATCGCAGCGATGTTGTGGACCGGGCTGTGGCTGCGCAGCCGCAACCGTTCCAGGCCGATTGCCATCGCGAGCGTGACGCAGACCTGCAGGGCGACTTCTGTCAGGCCGGCGCTATCGCGATAGACGTCGCCGCCATTCACCGCGTGGCGGATTTCCATGAAGGCAAGCAGCACGGTGAACAGGATTGCGGCGGATTCTATCATGCGTAATGGCGCATCATCGCCGCGTCGGCGCATCCAGATGCTGGCTAGCCAGAACGAGGCCGCCGGCACGCCGTAGCCCCACAGCAGCCAGTTGAACACCGGCGTGGTGCCGACCGTGTCGCCGACGATGCGCGGCTCGTAGCCGATCCGGGCCACGACGATGCCGGCGAGGATCGCGGCGAGCCAGCGCAGGAACGGGATCGGCCGCTGCAGCGAGATCCACGCGGTGCCTGCCGCCATCAGCGCCAACGCGATCGTGAGCCAACCCTTCTCCAGCGCGAAGGTCAGCGCCAGCGCCAGCGCGCCAAGCGTCCCGGTCGCAAACAACGCGATCGAGATCGGCAGTCCCGGCCGATTGTCGCGCTTGCTGAGATGCTCGGTGGCGAAGCCAAACACAGCGGCGAGCACGACCGAGACAATCGCGAACGGAATTGAGCGATCGAGATGCACGATACGCGCATACAGCGCGATCAGCAGCGCCAGCGGCGTGAACACGCCGGCTGCCGCCCAGATCACTGGCACGGCCGCGTTCGGAGATCGTCCCTGCGCCAGGATGCCGAAGCCGGCGAAGCCGAGGCCGAACACCGCGGCGGCGATCAGATGCGTCGTCACCGGACCCGACAGCGGATCGGCGCCAATGCCCGGTAGCGCTCCGCCCGGAAGGACGAGGAGCTCGGGACTGCCGCGCACCACCCACGACAGGAACACCAGACCGACCAAGCCTGCCGCAGCGCCGACCGCAGCAGTGGCGGCCGCGGCGCGCCAGGCGAT from the Rhodopseudomonas palustris genome contains:
- a CDS encoding class I SAM-dependent methyltransferase, translating into MPEKMSADTLHGVAETLLIPQAARALLPHRLPRSRYDDPEARRIAKQLDADLTRFQSDRASMESAIARSDWIDRRAAAFFMAHPGGYGVSLGSGLDTRLARLARITDMVRAEWIDLDLPEVTALRRRLIPDTDSSRSIAADLNGTDWSRVLDGAADRPLIVTCEGVSMYMTPERVAALFGTIARCRGASRAPTEIIFDYCSPMMARLGRHHVSVRKTSCGRSDASPFRSSMRRAADIAAFDPRWRIDEETDGPARSGAVGTVIATMHRVMTGRMVYGLARATLV
- a CDS encoding DUF2339 domain-containing protein, whose amino-acid sequence is MFELLAFAIAIVALVIARKTQTQILQLRARLDALTAGQPLPATPQAATAAPIAINEAPLAPEAEAAPEIAATIAIEPSSPDTTATPAAEAVAEAAKPGFEERIGTRWVVWIGGLTLALGGFFMVRYSIEQGLLGPGVRVLLGALFALALLIAGEITRRKESVAQLAALPIANIPAILTAAGTAVAFATVYASYALYDFLAPATAFILLGLVALGTLAAALLHGPALAGLGVVAGFATPVLVSSGEPDYWALYIYLAVITAASFALARIRLWRWLAVTTVILALLWTLPGLEGAATLIAPHAFHVIAGFTLAALLVVCGLLFGPSIEPGRIEPVSSAALATYLLGAALIVVASTHSDAALIVFAGLVAATLGIAWRAAAATAAVGAAAGLVGLVFLSWVVRGSPELLVLPGGALPGIGADPLSGPVTTHLIAAAVFGLGFAGFGILAQGRSPNAAVPVIWAAAGVFTPLALLIALYARIVHLDRSIPFAIVSVVLAAVFGFATEHLSKRDNRPGLPISIALFATGTLGALALALTFALEKGWLTIALALMAAGTAWISLQRPIPFLRWLAAILAGIVVARIGYEPRIVGDTVGTTPVFNWLLWGYGVPAASFWLASIWMRRRGDDAPLRMIESAAILFTVLLAFMEIRHAVNGGDVYRDSAGLTEVALQVCVTLAMAIGLERLRLRSHSPVHNIAAILLAIFAALGSVFGLLLWENPTFWTTDVGGLIINRLVLAYALPAVLALLLSYAVAGVRRPAYANGFAALALIMGLAYVTLQVQRVYHGPILAYGPTTDAEQYTYSVAWLICGVLLLGAGLLFNSQRARLASAVVIGLTVLKVFVIDMSTLTGVYRALSFMGLGVVLVAIGWLYQRILFRPRGTPVTGDAPEDPVR